From the genome of Ananas comosus cultivar F153 linkage group 18, ASM154086v1, whole genome shotgun sequence, one region includes:
- the LOC109723739 gene encoding protein DEHYDRATION-INDUCED 19 homolog 2-like isoform X1 has protein sequence MEAAKRLQSRYDSYLGFEEIESGDDGEKRAEFPCLFCGEVFDFVGLCCHIDGEHPIESKNGVCPVCAARVGMDLVGHMTTQHRNYYKMQHRRRFRKAPSGSQSLLSLLRKDLRDGNLRSLIRGSTYLSAPHTVAPDPFLSSLIYTLPVAESSKDVQTETSHNQIEANNRLNMKLVDRNLCSRHSLMTDYDLFFTSKVAAEAHEECKIFVWQL, from the exons ATGGaggccgcgaagcgcctacaaTCGCGATACG ATTCGTACCTAGGGTTTGAAGAGATCGAAAGCGGCGACGATGGCGAGAAGCGGGCGGAGTTCCCCTGCCTCTTTTGCGGCGAGGTGTTCGATTTCGTCGGGCTTTGTTGCCACATCGATGGTGAACACCCGATCGAGTCCAAGAATGGG GTCTGTCCTGTTTGTGCAGCCAGGGTAGGGATGGACTTGGTTGGCCACATGACGACGCAACACAGAAATTACTACAAG aTGCAACATCGGCGGAGGTTCCGTAAAGCTCCTTCGGGCTCACAGTCTTTGCTATCTTTGTTAAGAAAGGACCTAAGAGACGGCAATCTGCGTTCTCTTATCCGTGGATCTACCTATTTGAGTGCTCCTCACACAGTAGCACCAGATCCCTTTCTTTCGTCGCTGATTTACACATTACCTGTTGCTGAATCGTCAAAAGACGTACAAACTGAGACTTCACATAACCAAATTGAGGCGAATAATCGTTTGAACATGAAACTGGTTGATAG GAACTTGTGCTCTCGACACTCCTTGATGACGGATTATGACTTGTTCTTTACGTCCAAGGTGGCAGCAGAAGCCCACGAGGAATGCAAGATCTTTGTATGGCAACTGTGA
- the LOC109723736 gene encoding exonuclease DPD1, chloroplastic/mitochondrial encodes MSLAAICSGNFNQLRNSLGNCSNINLLKFHSGLVPGKVLLETRRCTLRPLSTRVEARSQRSEDSKPSIINLSLRSGTVGSSPDRNLNQSELHEFKSIQCYNLQEKIVDKKIDRPATILVFDIETTGFSRQNERIIEFALRDLMGGKNSTFQTLVNPEKDVPNAFVHGISTYMVNRPDVPRFKELVPILLHYVRSRQMAGKPVLWVAHNGRRFDVPFFIKEFQRCSEEIPSDWLFVDTLPLARQLVNPDGSKLSSSSLKALREHYEIPLVGPAHRAMQDVTTLCYVLQRITFDLKLTVPELIDKAFRASDLN; translated from the exons ATGTCCTTAGCTGCAATTTGCTCAGGAAACTTCAATCAATTGCGAAACTCCCTAGGAAACTGTTCTAACATAAATTTGCTCAAATTTCATAGTGGATTGGTTCCTGGAAAAGTGCTTCTTGAAACTAGAAGATGCACTCTGAGACCTTTAAGCACAAGAGTAGAAGCGAGGAGCCAAAGATCAGAAGATAGCAAACCAAGCATCATTAATCTGAGCTTACGTAGCGGAACAGTTGGGTCATCGCCAGATAGGAATTTAAATCAATCGGAGCTCCATGAGTTCAAATCAATTCAATGCTACAATCTACAGGAAAAGATTGTTGACAAGAAAATCGACCGGCCTGCGACTATTCTTGTTTTTGATATTGAGACTACTGGATTCAGTCGGCAGAACGAAAGAATTATCGAGTTCGCCCTTCGCGATCTTATGGGAGGAAAGAACAGCACATTCCAAACACTCGTAAATCCGGAAAAAGATGTGCCTAATGCATTTGTTCATGGTATTAGCACTTACATGGTCAACAGGCCTGATGTCCCAAG GTTTAAGGAACTGGTTCCGATACTACTTCATTATGTCCGAAGCCGGCAAATGGCTGGCAAACCAGTTCTGTGGGTGGCTCACAATGGGCGCCGTTTTGATGTACCTTTCTTTATTAAGGAATTCCAGCGGTGTTCAGAAGAGATTCCTTCAGACTGGTTATTTGTGGATACACTTCCTCTGGCTCGACAGTTAGTGAATCCAGATG GATCGAAGCTCAGCTCTTCTTCACTAAAGGCGCTGAGAGAACACTACGAGATCCCTTTAGTGGGGCCTGCGCACAGAGCGATGCAGGACGTGACGACTTTGTGCTATGTACTCCAGAGAATCACTTTCGATCTGAAACTCACTGTTCCGGAGCTCATCGATAAAGCTTTCCGGGCTTCTGATTTAAACTAG
- the LOC109723738 gene encoding zinc finger CCCH domain-containing protein 15-like isoform X3 translates to MEGEITPVLLRAAIDDESPISCCLFEGGGATAGSSSSKAAAARDRFEEEKDRILRDLQQMINRYNECFHRLRRASADVDALRRENLDLVAEKLHLTFLVDDREASAAAAAAAAGAKRKETKKSAIGGDDPDPGASDGGERNGATRGGIPKSISIRSRGFLATAAAAAAAVGGRGGGGEASWRPQRLRVPAVLPRDEGGEEAEGEEEEVEVEVYSQGMEKTELCNKWGEPGGCPYAARCRFAHGMEELRPVLRHPRYKTQLCRMLGNGGECPYGHRCHFRHALPNPQP, encoded by the exons ATGGAGGGGGAGATCACTCCTGTGCTGCTCCGCGCCGCGATCGACGACGAATCCCCCATCTCGTGCTGCTtattcgagggcggcggcgcaACCGCGGGATCCTCTTCCTCGAAGGCGGCGGCTGCGCGCGACCGATTCGAGGAGGAGAAGGATCGGATCCTCCGCGATCTGCAGCAGATGATCAACCGCTACAACGAATGCTTCCACCGCCTCCGCCGGGCCTCCGCCGACGTCGACGCCCTCCGCCGCGAGAACCTCGACCTCGTCGCCGAGAAACTCCACCTCACCTTCCTCGTCGACGATCGCGaagcctccgccgccgccgccgccgcggcggcgggggcgaaGAGGAAGGAGACCAAGAAGAGCGCGATCGGAGGAGACGACCCGGATCCGGGGGCATCGGACGGCGGGGAGCGCAACGGGGCCACACGTGGCGGGATCCCGAAGAGCATCTCGATCCGCTCCAGAGGGTTCctggccacggcggcggcggcggcggcggcggtcggggggagaggcggcggcggggaggcGTCGTGGCGGCCGCAGCGCCTCCGCGTCCCGGCGGTTCTGCCTCGAGAT GAAGGGGGTGAAGAAGCAgagggggaagaggaggaggtggaggtggaggtgtaCAGCCAAGGCATGGAGAAGACAGAGCTGTGCAACAAATGGGGGGAGCCCGGGGGTTGCCCGTACGCAGCACGGTGCCGCTTCGCGCACGGGATGGAGGAGCTGCGCCCCGTGCTCCGCCACCCGCGCTACAAGACCCAGCTTTGCCGCATGCTCGGCAACGGCGGTGAGTGCCCCTACGGTCACCGCTGCCACTTCCGTCACGCCCTCCCCAACCCCCAAccatga
- the LOC109723738 gene encoding uncharacterized protein LOC109723738 isoform X1 produces MEGEITPVLLRAAIDDESPISCCLFEGGGATAGSSSSKAAAARDRFEEEKDRILRDLQQMINRYNECFHRLRRASADVDALRRENLDLVAEKLHLTFLVDDREASAAAAAAAAGAKRKETKKSAIGGDDPDPGASDGGERNGATRGGIPKSISIRSRGFLATAAAAAAAVGGRGGGGEASWRPQRLRVPAVLPRDLWRRKGVKKQRGKRRRWRWRCTAKAWRRQSCATNGGSPGVARTQHGAASRTGWRSCAPCSATRATRPSFAACSATAVSAPTVTAATSVTPSPTPNHEKKQKIASKNPR; encoded by the exons ATGGAGGGGGAGATCACTCCTGTGCTGCTCCGCGCCGCGATCGACGACGAATCCCCCATCTCGTGCTGCTtattcgagggcggcggcgcaACCGCGGGATCCTCTTCCTCGAAGGCGGCGGCTGCGCGCGACCGATTCGAGGAGGAGAAGGATCGGATCCTCCGCGATCTGCAGCAGATGATCAACCGCTACAACGAATGCTTCCACCGCCTCCGCCGGGCCTCCGCCGACGTCGACGCCCTCCGCCGCGAGAACCTCGACCTCGTCGCCGAGAAACTCCACCTCACCTTCCTCGTCGACGATCGCGaagcctccgccgccgccgccgccgcggcggcgggggcgaaGAGGAAGGAGACCAAGAAGAGCGCGATCGGAGGAGACGACCCGGATCCGGGGGCATCGGACGGCGGGGAGCGCAACGGGGCCACACGTGGCGGGATCCCGAAGAGCATCTCGATCCGCTCCAGAGGGTTCctggccacggcggcggcggcggcggcggcggtcggggggagaggcggcggcggggaggcGTCGTGGCGGCCGCAGCGCCTCCGCGTCCCGGCGGTTCTGCCTCGAGAT TTATGGCGCAGGAAGGGGGTGAAGAAGCAgagggggaagaggaggaggtggaggtggaggtgtaCAGCCAAGGCATGGAGAAGACAGAGCTGTGCAACAAATGGGGGGAGCCCGGGGGTTGCCCGTACGCAGCACGGTGCCGCTTCGCGCACGGGATGGAGGAGCTGCGCCCCGTGCTCCGCCACCCGCGCTACAAGACCCAGCTTTGCCGCATGCTCGGCAACGGCGGTGAGTGCCCCTACGGTCACCGCTGCCACTTCCGTCACGCCCTCCCCAACCCCCAAccatgaaaaaaaacaaaaaatagctTCAAAAAACCCGCGGTAA
- the LOC109723739 gene encoding protein DEHYDRATION-INDUCED 19 homolog 2-like isoform X2 — protein MEAAKRLQSRYDSYLGFEEIESGDDGEKRAEFPCLFCGEVFDFVGLCCHIDGEHPIESKNGVCPVCAARVGMDLVGHMTTQHRNYYKMQHRRRFRKAPSGSQSLLSLLRKDLRDGNLRSLIRGSTYLSAPHTVAPDPFLSSLIYTLPVAESSKDVQTETSHNQIEANNRLNMKLVDRTEKSLSDKDQRERAQRSGFVQELVLSTLLDDGL, from the exons ATGGaggccgcgaagcgcctacaaTCGCGATACG ATTCGTACCTAGGGTTTGAAGAGATCGAAAGCGGCGACGATGGCGAGAAGCGGGCGGAGTTCCCCTGCCTCTTTTGCGGCGAGGTGTTCGATTTCGTCGGGCTTTGTTGCCACATCGATGGTGAACACCCGATCGAGTCCAAGAATGGG GTCTGTCCTGTTTGTGCAGCCAGGGTAGGGATGGACTTGGTTGGCCACATGACGACGCAACACAGAAATTACTACAAG aTGCAACATCGGCGGAGGTTCCGTAAAGCTCCTTCGGGCTCACAGTCTTTGCTATCTTTGTTAAGAAAGGACCTAAGAGACGGCAATCTGCGTTCTCTTATCCGTGGATCTACCTATTTGAGTGCTCCTCACACAGTAGCACCAGATCCCTTTCTTTCGTCGCTGATTTACACATTACCTGTTGCTGAATCGTCAAAAGACGTACAAACTGAGACTTCACATAACCAAATTGAGGCGAATAATCGTTTGAACATGAAACTGGTTGATAG AACTGAAAAATCTCTCTCCGACAAGGAtcagagagagagggctcaaaGGAGTGGATTTGTGCAGGAACTTGTGCTCTCGACACTCCTTGATGACGGATTATGA
- the LOC109723738 gene encoding uncharacterized protein LOC109723738 isoform X2, which translates to MEGEITPVLLRAAIDDESPISCCLFEGGGATAGSSSSKAAAARDRFEEEKDRILRDLQQMINRYNECFHRLRRASADVDALRRENLDLVAEKLHLTFLVDDREASAAAAAAAAGAKRKETKKSAIGGDDPDPGASDGGERNGATRGGIPKSISIRSRGFLATAAAAAAAVGGRGGGGEASWRPQRLRVPAVLPRDLWRRKGVKKQRGKRRRWRWRCTAKAWRRQSCATNGGSPGVARTQHGAASRTGWRSCAPCSATRATRPSFAACSATAVCTLFRGTHDSMNLEHLNVTRIGR; encoded by the exons ATGGAGGGGGAGATCACTCCTGTGCTGCTCCGCGCCGCGATCGACGACGAATCCCCCATCTCGTGCTGCTtattcgagggcggcggcgcaACCGCGGGATCCTCTTCCTCGAAGGCGGCGGCTGCGCGCGACCGATTCGAGGAGGAGAAGGATCGGATCCTCCGCGATCTGCAGCAGATGATCAACCGCTACAACGAATGCTTCCACCGCCTCCGCCGGGCCTCCGCCGACGTCGACGCCCTCCGCCGCGAGAACCTCGACCTCGTCGCCGAGAAACTCCACCTCACCTTCCTCGTCGACGATCGCGaagcctccgccgccgccgccgccgcggcggcgggggcgaaGAGGAAGGAGACCAAGAAGAGCGCGATCGGAGGAGACGACCCGGATCCGGGGGCATCGGACGGCGGGGAGCGCAACGGGGCCACACGTGGCGGGATCCCGAAGAGCATCTCGATCCGCTCCAGAGGGTTCctggccacggcggcggcggcggcggcggcggtcggggggagaggcggcggcggggaggcGTCGTGGCGGCCGCAGCGCCTCCGCGTCCCGGCGGTTCTGCCTCGAGAT TTATGGCGCAGGAAGGGGGTGAAGAAGCAgagggggaagaggaggaggtggaggtggaggtgtaCAGCCAAGGCATGGAGAAGACAGAGCTGTGCAACAAATGGGGGGAGCCCGGGGGTTGCCCGTACGCAGCACGGTGCCGCTTCGCGCACGGGATGGAGGAGCTGCGCCCCGTGCTCCGCCACCCGCGCTACAAGACCCAGCTTTGCCGCATGCTCGGCAACGGCG GTGTGCACATTGTTCAGAGGCACTCACGATAGCATGAATCTCGAGCATCTGAACGTAACTCGGATCGGGCGATGA